A single window of Nocardia sp. NBC_01327 DNA harbors:
- the hisH gene encoding imidazole glycerol phosphate synthase subunit HisH, with translation MTKKLALLDYGSGNLHSAERALVRAGAQVTVTADPEIALNADGLVVPGVGAYAACMSGLLEVRGDRIIGTRLAGGRPVLGICVGMQILFERGVEFGVETEGCGEWPGTVERLDAPVLPHMGWNTVKAPEDSVLFAGMDEDTRFYFVHSYAAQSWSLEDHGTLAPAKLTWSEHGAPFLAAVENGPLSATQFHPEKSGDAGAHLLRNWVGSL, from the coding sequence ATGACCAAGAAGCTGGCTCTCCTGGACTACGGCTCCGGCAACCTGCACTCCGCCGAGCGCGCCCTGGTGCGGGCCGGCGCGCAGGTCACCGTCACCGCCGACCCCGAAATCGCCTTGAACGCAGACGGTCTCGTGGTCCCCGGCGTCGGCGCCTATGCCGCCTGCATGTCCGGCCTGCTCGAGGTCCGCGGCGACCGCATCATCGGCACGCGCCTGGCCGGCGGCCGCCCCGTCCTGGGCATCTGCGTGGGCATGCAGATCCTCTTCGAGCGCGGCGTCGAATTCGGCGTGGAAACCGAAGGCTGCGGCGAATGGCCCGGCACCGTAGAGCGTTTGGACGCCCCTGTCCTCCCGCACATGGGCTGGAACACCGTCAAGGCCCCCGAAGACAGCGTCCTGTTCGCCGGTATGGACGAAGACACCCGCTTCTACTTCGTCCACTCCTACGCCGCCCAATCCTGGTCCCTCGAAGACCACGGCACCCTGGCCCCCGCCAAACTCACCTGGTCCGAACACGGCGCCCCCTTCCTGGCCGCCGTCGAAAACGGCCCCCTCAGCGCCACCCAGTTCCACCCCGAAAAGTCCGGCGACGCCGGAGCCCACCTCCTGCGCAACTGGGTCGGCTCCCTCTGA
- the hisB gene encoding imidazoleglycerol-phosphate dehydratase HisB — protein sequence MNRIARVERTTRESSIVVELNLDGTGKTDISTGVPFYDHMLTAFGQHGSFDLTVAAKGDIEIEAHHTVEDTAIVLGQALAQALGDKKGIRRFGDSFIPMDETLAQAIVDVSGRPYCVHTGEPEHLLHTVIPSAGPGASYSTVLNRHVFESIALNARIALHVRVLYGRDQHHITEAEFKAVARALRAAVELDPRVTGVPSTKGTL from the coding sequence ATGAACCGAATCGCCCGGGTGGAACGCACCACTCGTGAATCCAGCATCGTGGTCGAACTGAACCTCGACGGCACGGGCAAGACCGATATCTCCACCGGCGTCCCGTTCTACGACCACATGCTCACCGCGTTCGGCCAGCACGGCAGCTTCGATCTGACCGTGGCCGCCAAGGGCGATATCGAGATCGAGGCGCACCACACGGTGGAGGACACCGCCATCGTCCTCGGCCAGGCGCTCGCGCAGGCCCTCGGCGACAAGAAGGGCATCCGCCGTTTCGGCGACTCCTTCATTCCCATGGACGAGACCCTGGCCCAGGCCATCGTGGATGTCTCCGGCCGCCCGTACTGCGTGCACACCGGTGAGCCGGAACACCTGCTGCACACCGTGATTCCCTCTGCGGGGCCCGGCGCGTCCTACTCGACCGTCCTGAATCGCCATGTGTTCGAGTCGATCGCGCTGAACGCGCGCATCGCCCTGCACGTGCGGGTGCTCTACGGTCGCGACCAGCACCACATCACCGAGGCCGAATTCAAGGCTGTGGCACGGGCTTTGCGCGCCGCCGTCGAACTCGACCCGCGGGTCACCGGTGTTCCCTCCACCAAGGGAACGCTATGA
- a CDS encoding histidinol-phosphate transaminase, with protein sequence MSAVTVPGSAVSLDDLPLRDNLRGKSPYGAPQLTVPVQLNTNENPHPPSKALIDDVAESVRVAAAELHRYPDRDAVALRTDLAAYLTRQTGIALDVSNVWAANGSNEILQQLLQAFGGPGRTALGFVPSYSMHPIISEGIDTEWIEAKRNGDFSLDIDYAVMVIGDRHPDVVFVTSPNNPTGHSIPIADLERILEAAPGIVVVDEAYAEFSDVASAVSLIDRFPAKLVVSRTMSKAFAFAGGRLGYLAAAPAVIDAMLLVRLPYHLSVVTQAAARAALRHAGETLGSVHELAAQRDRVMAALRALGYDVVPSNANFVLFGRFADAPRAWQHYLDEGVLIRDVGIPGYLRTTIGLAAENDEFLRVSEKLVATEVVAL encoded by the coding sequence ATGAGTGCCGTGACCGTGCCCGGATCCGCTGTCTCCCTGGATGATCTGCCGCTGCGGGACAATCTGCGCGGCAAGAGTCCGTACGGCGCACCGCAATTGACGGTGCCCGTTCAGCTCAATACCAATGAGAACCCGCACCCGCCGAGTAAGGCGCTGATCGACGATGTCGCCGAATCCGTGCGCGTCGCCGCCGCCGAGCTGCACCGTTATCCGGACCGCGATGCGGTGGCGCTGCGCACCGATCTGGCCGCCTACCTGACCCGGCAGACCGGCATCGCGCTGGATGTGTCGAATGTGTGGGCCGCCAACGGTTCCAATGAAATCCTGCAGCAGCTGCTGCAGGCGTTCGGCGGGCCCGGCCGCACGGCGCTCGGTTTCGTGCCGTCGTACTCGATGCACCCGATCATCTCCGAGGGCATCGACACCGAATGGATCGAAGCCAAGCGCAATGGCGACTTCTCCCTCGATATCGACTACGCCGTCATGGTGATCGGCGATCGCCACCCCGATGTGGTGTTCGTGACCAGCCCCAATAATCCGACGGGGCACAGCATTCCGATTGCCGACCTGGAGCGCATCCTCGAGGCCGCGCCCGGCATCGTGGTGGTGGACGAGGCGTATGCGGAGTTCTCCGATGTGGCCAGCGCGGTATCGCTGATCGACCGGTTCCCCGCGAAACTTGTTGTCAGCCGCACCATGTCGAAGGCCTTCGCCTTCGCGGGCGGCCGGCTCGGATATCTCGCGGCCGCGCCCGCCGTCATCGATGCCATGCTGCTGGTGCGGCTGCCGTACCACCTGTCCGTGGTCACCCAGGCCGCGGCGCGGGCGGCGCTGCGGCATGCCGGCGAAACCCTCGGCAGTGTCCACGAATTGGCGGCGCAGCGTGATCGGGTGATGGCGGCGCTGCGGGCGCTGGGTTACGACGTCGTGCCGTCGAACGCCAATTTTGTGCTCTTCGGCCGCTTCGCCGATGCCCCGCGCGCCTGGCAGCACTACCTCGACGAGGGTGTGCTCATTCGCGATGTCGGCATTCCCGGCTATCTGCGCACCACCATCGGCCTCGCCGCCGAGAACGACGAATTCCTGCGTGTCAGTGAGAAATTGGTGGCGACCGAGGTGGTTGCCCTGTGA
- the hisD gene encoding histidinol dehydrogenase: MTSRIELARVDLRGRTPTAGELRAALPRGGVDVDSVLHHVRPVVEAIRDRGVEAALEFSQKFDGVQPASVRVPAAELDRALAELDPAVRAALEVAIERTRKVHADQRRTDKVTQVVPGGTVTERWVPVERVGLYVPGGNAVYPSSVVMNVVPAQTAGVDSLVVASPPQAQFDGLPHPTILAAAKLLGVEEVWAVGGAQAVALLTYGGTDTDGAQLDPVDMITGPGNIYVTAAKRLCRGLVGIDAEAGPTEIAILADGTADPVHVAADLISQAEHDVLAASVLVTDSVELADAVDAALTAQMSVVKHHERVAEALSGKQSGTVLVDDITQGLRVVNAYAAEHLEIQTVDAPAVAAQVRSAGAVFVGAWSPVSLGDYCAGSNHVLPTAGCARHSSGLSVQTFLRGIHVVDYSEAALKDVAGHVVALANAEDLPAHGQAVQVRFGELS; encoded by the coding sequence ATGACAAGCCGCATCGAGCTCGCCCGCGTCGATTTGCGCGGACGTACTCCCACTGCTGGTGAACTGCGCGCGGCACTGCCGCGTGGAGGCGTCGACGTGGACTCGGTGCTGCATCATGTGCGGCCGGTCGTGGAGGCCATCCGCGATCGGGGCGTCGAGGCCGCGCTGGAGTTCAGCCAGAAGTTCGACGGTGTGCAGCCCGCGTCCGTGCGCGTGCCCGCCGCGGAGCTGGACCGAGCGCTCGCAGAACTCGACCCCGCGGTGCGCGCCGCCCTCGAAGTCGCGATCGAGCGCACCCGCAAGGTGCATGCCGATCAGCGGCGCACCGATAAGGTCACCCAGGTGGTGCCCGGCGGCACCGTCACCGAACGCTGGGTGCCGGTCGAGCGGGTCGGCCTGTACGTGCCGGGCGGCAATGCCGTCTACCCGTCGAGCGTGGTCATGAATGTGGTTCCCGCGCAGACCGCGGGCGTCGATTCGCTGGTGGTGGCCTCCCCGCCGCAGGCGCAGTTCGACGGCCTGCCGCACCCGACGATTCTGGCGGCCGCCAAGCTGCTCGGCGTCGAGGAGGTGTGGGCGGTCGGCGGTGCGCAGGCCGTCGCGCTGCTGACCTACGGCGGCACCGATACCGATGGCGCACAGCTGGATCCGGTCGACATGATCACCGGACCGGGCAATATCTACGTGACCGCCGCCAAGCGGCTGTGCCGCGGGCTGGTCGGCATCGATGCCGAGGCCGGGCCCACCGAGATCGCGATTCTGGCCGACGGCACCGCCGATCCGGTCCATGTTGCCGCGGACCTGATTTCACAGGCCGAGCACGATGTGCTGGCCGCGAGCGTGCTCGTCACCGACAGTGTGGAACTGGCCGATGCGGTGGACGCCGCGCTGACCGCGCAGATGAGCGTGGTCAAGCACCACGAGCGGGTGGCGGAAGCCTTGTCGGGCAAGCAGTCCGGCACCGTGCTCGTCGATGACATCACCCAGGGCCTGCGCGTGGTCAACGCCTATGCGGCCGAGCACCTGGAGATCCAGACCGTGGACGCCCCCGCCGTGGCTGCCCAGGTACGCAGCGCCGGAGCGGTATTCGTCGGCGCCTGGTCGCCGGTCAGCCTCGGCGACTACTGCGCGGGCTCCAACCACGTGCTGCCGACGGCCGGATGTGCCCGGCACTCTTCGGGTTTGAGCGTGCAGACCTTCCTGCGCGGCATCCACGTCGTGGACTACTCGGAGGCGGCGTTGAAGGACGTCGCCGGACATGTGGTCGCGCTGGCCAATGCCGAGGATCTGCCCGCGCACGGTCAGGCCGTCCAGGTGCGCTTCGGAGAACTGTCATGA
- the yidC gene encoding membrane protein insertase YidC: MLDFIYYPVSAVLWLWHTLFASILGIPSGPAWVLAIIFLVMTLRALLIRPFLAQLQFQRKLALIGPELKEIQRKHADDKEKQAVEVRKLQQQHGFNPLLGFLPMIGQIMVFVGLFHVLNSFHAGVANYVFSTAQVQSFLSASLFGAPLSTSLSHAGGAFGSVAVVVVPLLLIATVATHFTARFSVARQRETAPEQTAQVRVMNTLSMWAFPLGTLVTGALWPVAILLYFVTQNAWTFVQQHLVYRRFDAEEAVPALPATRTE; the protein is encoded by the coding sequence ATGCTCGATTTCATCTACTACCCCGTGTCCGCGGTCCTGTGGCTGTGGCACACGCTCTTCGCTTCGATTCTCGGCATTCCCAGTGGTCCGGCCTGGGTGCTGGCCATCATCTTCCTGGTCATGACGCTGCGGGCACTGCTCATCCGCCCGTTCCTGGCGCAGCTGCAATTCCAGCGCAAGCTGGCCCTGATCGGGCCGGAGCTGAAGGAGATTCAGCGCAAGCACGCCGATGACAAGGAGAAGCAGGCCGTCGAGGTGCGGAAGCTGCAGCAGCAGCACGGCTTCAATCCGCTGCTCGGGTTCCTGCCGATGATCGGTCAGATCATGGTGTTCGTCGGCCTGTTCCACGTGCTGAATTCGTTCCACGCCGGTGTTGCCAACTATGTGTTCTCGACGGCGCAGGTGCAGTCGTTCCTGTCGGCGAGCCTGTTCGGCGCGCCGCTGTCGACGAGTCTGTCCCATGCGGGCGGCGCGTTCGGTTCGGTCGCCGTGGTGGTGGTTCCCCTGCTGCTCATCGCCACGGTCGCGACCCACTTCACGGCCCGGTTCTCGGTGGCGCGCCAGCGTGAGACCGCTCCCGAGCAGACGGCTCAGGTGCGGGTGATGAATACCCTGTCGATGTGGGCGTTCCCGCTCGGCACACTGGTGACCGGCGCCCTGTGGCCGGTGGCCATCCTGCTGTACTTCGTCACCCAGAATGCCTGGACGTTTGTACAGCAACACCTGGTCTACCGCCGGTTCGATGCCGAGGAGGCCGTCCCGGCACTGCCCGCGACGCGCACCGAATAG
- a CDS encoding DUF6412 domain-containing protein yields MGSVERMMRIRTTVVLVCTLVVAAWAVLFLTSAEPNSLLVLGAAALVALTATMLAARGPRLRVTVSAGPPESAGRRRRGAFLRQSNPDAAGRPRPRAPGALAA; encoded by the coding sequence GTGGGTAGTGTCGAGCGCATGATGCGGATTCGGACGACGGTGGTGCTGGTGTGCACGCTCGTCGTCGCCGCATGGGCTGTGCTGTTCTTGACCTCGGCCGAGCCGAATTCGCTGCTGGTGCTGGGTGCGGCGGCGCTGGTCGCGCTGACCGCCACCATGCTGGCGGCGCGCGGGCCGCGACTGCGGGTCACGGTGAGCGCGGGTCCGCCGGAGTCGGCGGGCCGTCGTCGCCGGGGAGCCTTTCTGCGACAGAGCAATCCAGATGCCGCGGGGCGTCCGCGCCCGCGCGCACCGGGGGCCCTCGCGGCCTGA